A single window of Sebastes umbrosus isolate fSebUmb1 chromosome 16, fSebUmb1.pri, whole genome shotgun sequence DNA harbors:
- the LOC119474409 gene encoding scavenger receptor cysteine-rich type 1 protein M130-like, with protein sequence RLVNGTSLCSGRLEVKSNQFNQSWSSVCDADFDQQDAEVVCRELGCGAPSVLQGALYGEVEDPMWTKEFQCGGTESALLDCRSSGSDRNTCSPGKAVGLTCSESVRLVGGDSRCAGTLELKQGEWRPVIDSVWNLKEAAAACSQLDCGSAVSVERREETSRRPVWRIISSDCVQSGSALRECAASGSSNSILNLTCSDLLLQPNISASSSVDGVSEAHQQGFHVLRGSTFTISCSIQPQYPGGSFQLNFTSSTSALNYTQPAVNHSAHFLFPAAEPAHQGRYSCVYHVYVFSHDFFSESRLISLTVAGHQGAEAEQTGEG encoded by the exons aggctggtgaatgggactagtctgtgctcaggcagactggaggtgaagtccaaccagtttaaccagtcttggtcctcagtgtgtgacgctgactttgaccagcaggatgcagaggtggtctgtagggagcttggctgtggggctccttcagtcctccagggggcgctctatggagaagtggaggatccaatgtggaccaaagagttccagtgtggaggaactgagtctgctctcctggactgtagaagctcaggctcagatagaaacacctgctcacctggaaaagctgttggactcacctgctcag AGTctgtcaggttggtgggaggagacagtcgctgtgcaggaacactggagcTGAAACAGGGAGAATGGAGACCAGTGATTGACTCTGTTTGGAACCTGAAGGAAGCAGCTGCTGCCTGCAGCCAgttggactgtggctctgctgtttctgtagaacGGAGAGAGGAGACCTCACGGAGACCTGTGTGGAGGATCATCAGCTCTGACTGTGTTCAGTCTGGATCTGCCCTGAGAGAGTGTGCAGCATCAGGTTCCTCTAACTCCATCCTgaatctcacctgctcag acctgctgcttcagcccAACATCTCTGCGTCCTCCTCCGTGGACGGGGTCTCCGAGGCCCATCAGCAGGGGTTTCACGTGCTCAGGGGCTCCACCTTCACCATCAGCTGCTCCATCCAGCCACAGTACCCAGGAGGCTCCTTCCAGCTCAacttcacctcctccacctcagcaCTCAACTACACccagccggctgtcaatcactccgcccacttcctgtttcctgctgcagAGCCCGCCCACCAAGGAAGATACAGCTGTGTTTATCATGTCTATGTTTTTTCTCACGACTTCTTCTCTGAGAGCCGTCTGATCTCGCTCACTGTCGCAG GGCACCAGGGGGCAGAGGCCGAGCAGACGGGAGAAGGCTGA